Proteins from a genomic interval of Callospermophilus lateralis isolate mCalLat2 chromosome 1, mCalLat2.hap1, whole genome shotgun sequence:
- the LOC143395251 gene encoding CD209 antigen-like protein C isoform X3 produces the protein MAGEHDPRVLGLPAQSAVPPSEEKATFGGQRFTEKDPEMLTQSPKSFPGPAGWLTRVPWILLLLLSSLGLCFVLLVTTLVQVSRTPGSPQAKVQDPPSNFSLGAASQEQVLSGLEQVRQQLTWINTSLGALCRPCPWGWEAFQGNCYLFSRTLGTWENSVSSCRDMGAHLVIVNNAAEQRFLRYWDIRKSQRTWIGLSDHNNEGSWYWVDNTPLQLSYWKEGEPNNAGDEDCVELSVEDWNDSKCTAQNFWICERPSARCPGA, from the exons ATGGCAGGAGAACATGATCCCAGGGTGCTGGGCCTCCCGG CTCAGAGTGCTGTGCCCCCTTCAGAGGAGAAGGCAACATTCGGAGGCCAGAGATTCACTGAGAAAGACCCCGAGATGCTCACTCAGAGCCCAAAGAGCTTTCCAG GTCCTGCAGGCTGGCTGACCCGAGTCCCCTGGATTCTGTTGCTGCTTCTCAGCTCTTTGGGCCTCTGCTTTGTGCTCTTGGTGACCACCCTGGTTCAAG TTTCCAGGACCCCCGGATCCCCGCAGGCAAAGGTCCAGGATCCTCCGAGCAACTTCAGCTTGG GGGCTGCTTCTCAGGAGCAGGTACTCTCGGGCCTGGAGCAGGTCCGTCAGCAGCTGACCTGGATCAACACCTCCCTGG GTGCCCTGTGCCGACCCTGCCCCTGGGGCTGGGAGGCATTCCAGGGAAACTGCTACCTCTTCTCTCGGACCCTGGGCACCTGGGAGAATTCCGTCTCCTCCTGCCGGGACATGGGGGCCCACCTGGTGATCGTCAACAACGCTGCAGAGCAG AGGTTCCTGAGGTACTGGGACATCAGAAAGAGCCAGCGTACCTGGATTGGCCTCAGTGACCACAACAATGAAGGTTCCTGGTACTGGGTGGACAATACCCCTCTCCAGCTCAG CTACTGGAAAGAGGGGGAGCCCAACAACGCCGGAGACGAGGACTGCGTGGAGCTCTCCGTGGAGGACTGGAACGACAGCAAGTGTACCGCCCAGAACTTCTGGATCTGCGAGCGGCCCTCCGCCCGCTGCCCTGGCGCCTGA
- the LOC143395251 gene encoding CD209 antigen-like protein 2 isoform X1 codes for MAGEHDPRVLGLPAQSAVPPSEEKATFGGQRFTEKDPEMLTQSPKSFPGPAGWLTRVPWILLLLLSSLGLCFVLLVTTLVQVSRTPGSPQAKVQDPPSNFSLGAASQEQVLSGLEQVRQQLTWINTSLGALCRPCPWGWEAFQGNCYLFSRTLGTWENSVSSCRDMGAHLVIVNNAAEQRFLRYWDIRKSQRTWIGLSDHNNEATGKRGSPTTPETRTAWSSPWRTGTTASVPPRTSGSASGPPPAALAPEHPAPSPRRWSQSGALRWLSSGPVPSLPAGPADAFAS; via the exons ATGGCAGGAGAACATGATCCCAGGGTGCTGGGCCTCCCGG CTCAGAGTGCTGTGCCCCCTTCAGAGGAGAAGGCAACATTCGGAGGCCAGAGATTCACTGAGAAAGACCCCGAGATGCTCACTCAGAGCCCAAAGAGCTTTCCAG GTCCTGCAGGCTGGCTGACCCGAGTCCCCTGGATTCTGTTGCTGCTTCTCAGCTCTTTGGGCCTCTGCTTTGTGCTCTTGGTGACCACCCTGGTTCAAG TTTCCAGGACCCCCGGATCCCCGCAGGCAAAGGTCCAGGATCCTCCGAGCAACTTCAGCTTGG GGGCTGCTTCTCAGGAGCAGGTACTCTCGGGCCTGGAGCAGGTCCGTCAGCAGCTGACCTGGATCAACACCTCCCTGG GTGCCCTGTGCCGACCCTGCCCCTGGGGCTGGGAGGCATTCCAGGGAAACTGCTACCTCTTCTCTCGGACCCTGGGCACCTGGGAGAATTCCGTCTCCTCCTGCCGGGACATGGGGGCCCACCTGGTGATCGTCAACAACGCTGCAGAGCAG AGGTTCCTGAGGTACTGGGACATCAGAAAGAGCCAGCGTACCTGGATTGGCCTCAGTGACCACAACAATGAAG CTACTGGAAAGAGGGGGAGCCCAACAACGCCGGAGACGAGGACTGCGTGGAGCTCTCCGTGGAGGACTGGAACGACAGCAAGTGTACCGCCCAGAACTTCTGGATCTGCGAGCGGCCCTCCGCCCGCTGCCCTGGCGCCTGAGCACCCTGCTCCCAGTCCACGGAGATGGAGCCAGTCGGGGGCGCTCCGCTGGCTGTCCTCCGGCCCTGTCCCTTCGCTGCCCGCTGGTCCTGCCGATGCCTTTGCATCCTGA
- the LOC143395251 gene encoding CD209 antigen-like protein 2 isoform X2, translated as MAGEHDPRVLGLPEEKATFGGQRFTEKDPEMLTQSPKSFPGPAGWLTRVPWILLLLLSSLGLCFVLLVTTLVQVSRTPGSPQAKVQDPPSNFSLGAASQEQVLSGLEQVRQQLTWINTSLGALCRPCPWGWEAFQGNCYLFSRTLGTWENSVSSCRDMGAHLVIVNNAAEQRFLRYWDIRKSQRTWIGLSDHNNEATGKRGSPTTPETRTAWSSPWRTGTTASVPPRTSGSASGPPPAALAPEHPAPSPRRWSQSGALRWLSSGPVPSLPAGPADAFAS; from the exons ATGGCAGGAGAACATGATCCCAGGGTGCTGGGCCTCCCGG AGGAGAAGGCAACATTCGGAGGCCAGAGATTCACTGAGAAAGACCCCGAGATGCTCACTCAGAGCCCAAAGAGCTTTCCAG GTCCTGCAGGCTGGCTGACCCGAGTCCCCTGGATTCTGTTGCTGCTTCTCAGCTCTTTGGGCCTCTGCTTTGTGCTCTTGGTGACCACCCTGGTTCAAG TTTCCAGGACCCCCGGATCCCCGCAGGCAAAGGTCCAGGATCCTCCGAGCAACTTCAGCTTGG GGGCTGCTTCTCAGGAGCAGGTACTCTCGGGCCTGGAGCAGGTCCGTCAGCAGCTGACCTGGATCAACACCTCCCTGG GTGCCCTGTGCCGACCCTGCCCCTGGGGCTGGGAGGCATTCCAGGGAAACTGCTACCTCTTCTCTCGGACCCTGGGCACCTGGGAGAATTCCGTCTCCTCCTGCCGGGACATGGGGGCCCACCTGGTGATCGTCAACAACGCTGCAGAGCAG AGGTTCCTGAGGTACTGGGACATCAGAAAGAGCCAGCGTACCTGGATTGGCCTCAGTGACCACAACAATGAAG CTACTGGAAAGAGGGGGAGCCCAACAACGCCGGAGACGAGGACTGCGTGGAGCTCTCCGTGGAGGACTGGAACGACAGCAAGTGTACCGCCCAGAACTTCTGGATCTGCGAGCGGCCCTCCGCCCGCTGCCCTGGCGCCTGAGCACCCTGCTCCCAGTCCACGGAGATGGAGCCAGTCGGGGGCGCTCCGCTGGCTGTCCTCCGGCCCTGTCCCTTCGCTGCCCGCTGGTCCTGCCGATGCCTTTGCATCCTGA